The following proteins are encoded in a genomic region of Bacillus sp. FJAT-22090:
- a CDS encoding GAF domain-containing sensor histidine kinase: MQSNELSNIELLKEIAEFLNEETEMEQMLQGALQKLLEGTIFETGWIFFINKKGKQQLITHEKLPRALQENECKHLQKGGCWCVTRFQKGDLNKASNIIECKRIVNARNMNREDHGGITHHATVPLQSGQEQFGLLNVATPNTIRFEEGELALLESVAFQIGSAIKRIYLTKQEQQVALVQERNRLARDLHDSVNQLLFSVTLTARGGVEMTDQKEIKETFKEIQYLTQDALTEMRALIWQLRPKGLESGIIEGIKGYGEILGLTLTVKVKGVVNLPASIEETLFRIAQEALNNVRKHSGVLKAELYLTVTPTDILLVVKDEGRGFHMNELKSLPSIGLQSMRDRARAVGGTVDWVTEWNKGTEILVRLPY, encoded by the coding sequence ATGCAATCCAATGAACTCTCAAACATAGAATTATTGAAAGAAATAGCTGAGTTTTTAAATGAAGAAACTGAAATGGAACAGATGCTGCAAGGGGCGCTACAAAAACTTTTAGAAGGAACAATTTTTGAAACCGGATGGATATTTTTTATCAATAAAAAAGGAAAGCAACAGCTCATTACTCATGAAAAGTTGCCAAGAGCACTTCAAGAAAATGAATGCAAACATTTACAAAAAGGTGGATGTTGGTGTGTTACCAGATTTCAAAAAGGTGATTTAAACAAAGCTTCTAATATTATTGAGTGTAAACGAATCGTCAATGCAAGAAATATGAATCGTGAAGATCACGGTGGCATAACGCATCATGCAACGGTCCCTTTACAATCTGGACAAGAGCAATTTGGGCTATTAAATGTAGCAACGCCCAATACAATTCGATTTGAAGAAGGGGAGCTTGCTCTTCTTGAATCTGTTGCCTTTCAAATCGGTTCTGCTATAAAACGTATTTATTTAACGAAACAGGAGCAACAAGTTGCACTTGTACAGGAAAGAAATAGACTCGCACGTGACTTACATGATTCAGTTAACCAATTACTTTTTTCGGTGACGTTAACAGCACGTGGCGGAGTTGAAATGACCGACCAAAAAGAAATAAAAGAAACGTTTAAAGAAATTCAATATTTAACGCAAGATGCACTAACCGAAATGAGAGCACTTATCTGGCAGCTACGTCCAAAAGGCTTAGAGTCTGGCATCATTGAGGGCATAAAAGGGTATGGAGAGATTCTAGGATTAACACTTACTGTTAAAGTCAAAGGGGTTGTTAATTTGCCAGCGAGTATTGAAGAGACTCTGTTTCGAATTGCTCAGGAAGCGCTTAACAACGTTCGAAAGCATTCAGGTGTACTAAAAGCAGAGCTCTACTTAACGGTTACTCCGACAGATATTCTATTAGTTGTTAAAGATGAAGGTAGAGGATTTCATATGAATGAATTGAAGAGTTTACCTTCTATTGGTTTACAGAGTATGAGAGATCGAGCACGTGCAGTTGGTGGAACAGTAGATTGGGTGACAGAATGGAATAAAGGTACGGAAATTTTAGTACGTTTACCTTATTAG
- a CDS encoding response regulator — MIRVLIADDHHVVRRGLMFFLKTQKDMDIIGEATNGREAIELTASLHPDVILMDLVMPEMDGIQATKRIKEKFPDIQILMLTSFSDRDHVIPALKAGAAGYQLKDIEPDDLAEAIRKLMRGEHTIHPEATTQLERENEPAEISPHEEHPLTPREQDVLSELTKGKSNREIASSLFVTEKTVKTHISNIFAKLHVQDRTQAALYAVKHGLTEPSGQ, encoded by the coding sequence ATGATACGAGTATTGATTGCAGATGACCATCATGTTGTTAGAAGAGGCTTAATGTTCTTTTTAAAAACGCAAAAGGATATGGATATTATCGGAGAAGCAACGAATGGAAGAGAAGCGATAGAGTTGACAGCTTCTTTACATCCAGACGTTATACTTATGGACCTAGTTATGCCTGAAATGGATGGAATTCAAGCAACTAAGCGAATAAAAGAAAAGTTTCCAGATATTCAAATTTTAATGCTTACTAGCTTTTCGGATAGAGATCATGTTATTCCAGCATTAAAGGCAGGAGCAGCAGGATACCAATTAAAAGATATTGAACCCGATGATTTGGCAGAAGCTATTCGAAAATTAATGCGTGGGGAACATACGATACATCCTGAAGCAACGACGCAGTTAGAAAGAGAAAATGAACCAGCCGAAATAAGTCCACATGAAGAACACCCTTTAACACCAAGAGAACAAGATGTATTGTCAGAGCTAACAAAAGGGAAAAGCAATCGAGAAATTGCTTCTTCACTGTTTGTAACGGAAAAAACAGTAAAAACACATATATCCAATATTTTCGCAAAGCTTCATGTTCAAGATCGTACACAGGCAGCACTGTATGCAGTGAAACACGGACTGACAGAGCCAAGCGGACAATAA
- a CDS encoding cation diffusion facilitator family transporter: protein MELYTNLREGEKGAWVSICIYLVLSAFKLTVGFLGSSEALKADGLNNFTDIIASIAILIGLRISQKPPDDHHQYGHLRAETIASLVAAFIMAAIGIQVILQAVQHLANPVEEVPSTLTAIVGFISAVVMYIVYRYNLKLGTRINSAALKAAAYDNRSDALVSIGATIGIVGSILGFPILDGITALIVGIIIMYTAYTIFHEAAYTLSDGFNVDEAEALSTVVKLVNGVKTLKSFKGRMHGNLMFVDLTVTVDPNLNVVDSHRITEEIEQRIMKVKPFSVVLVHIEPHLEELLMD from the coding sequence TTGGAACTATACACAAACTTACGCGAAGGGGAAAAAGGCGCTTGGGTTAGTATTTGTATTTATTTAGTATTAAGTGCATTTAAACTAACTGTCGGTTTCCTTGGTTCTTCCGAAGCATTAAAAGCGGATGGACTAAATAACTTTACGGATATTATTGCATCAATTGCAATACTTATCGGGCTTAGAATCTCTCAAAAACCACCTGATGATCATCATCAATATGGACATCTACGTGCAGAAACGATAGCATCCTTAGTTGCTGCCTTCATTATGGCTGCAATAGGTATTCAAGTTATACTTCAAGCTGTTCAACATCTAGCAAATCCAGTAGAAGAAGTTCCTTCTACATTAACTGCGATTGTAGGTTTTATCAGTGCAGTGGTCATGTATATTGTCTATAGATACAATCTAAAATTAGGTACTCGTATTAATAGTGCAGCCCTTAAAGCAGCAGCGTATGATAATCGCTCGGATGCATTAGTAAGTATCGGAGCTACAATAGGTATAGTTGGATCCATTTTAGGTTTTCCTATATTAGATGGCATAACAGCTTTAATTGTAGGGATTATAATCATGTATACCGCGTATACTATTTTTCATGAAGCAGCTTATACACTCTCGGATGGTTTTAATGTGGATGAAGCTGAAGCCCTTTCAACAGTTGTAAAGCTTGTGAATGGGGTTAAAACTTTAAAAAGCTTTAAAGGAAGAATGCATGGTAATTTAATGTTTGTTGATTTAACAGTTACAGTTGATCCTAATCTCAACGTAGTGGACAGCCATCGAATTACAGAAGAGATTGAGCAGCGCATCATGAAAGTAAAACCCTTTTCCGTCGTTCTTGTACATATAGAACCTCATTTAGAAGAGTTATTAATGGATTGA
- a CDS encoding hemolysin family protein — MDIAIRLTAFAVLIAFTAFFVASEFAIVKVRSTRIDQLVAEGNKSALNAKKIVSNLDEYLSACQLGITITALGLGWLGEPTIEAILHPAFDYFELPESVSSLLSFVIAFSLVTYIHVVVGELTPKTFAIQRAEAITLAVAKPLLIFDKLMYPVIHGMNGSARFLATRVFGLDAVSESEVAHSEEELRMILSESFKGGEINQAEYKYVNKIFEFDDRIAKEIMVPRTEIISIDKDLTLKEVFELIGVEQYTRYPVTDGDKDHIIGLVNMKNLLTAYIKNPENATTPVSDYMQPIIRVIETMPIADLLLKIQRERIHMAILMDEYGGTSGLVTIEDIIEEIVGDIRDEFDTDELPEVQKVGDNHYIVDAKMLIENVNDLLGIDIDEEDIDTIGGWFMSKSFDAVKGEKIFEQGFEFMIKDIDGHHIQYLEIIKTPPFEEEKEDIEEDIQTEQ, encoded by the coding sequence TTGGACATAGCCATACGATTGACAGCTTTTGCTGTCTTAATCGCATTCACTGCATTTTTTGTTGCAAGTGAATTTGCAATAGTAAAAGTAAGATCGACAAGAATTGATCAGCTCGTAGCTGAAGGAAATAAGAGCGCGTTAAATGCCAAAAAAATAGTGTCTAATTTGGATGAATATTTATCTGCCTGTCAGCTCGGAATCACGATAACCGCATTAGGTTTAGGTTGGCTTGGAGAACCGACAATTGAGGCAATATTACATCCGGCATTTGATTATTTTGAACTTCCCGAAAGTGTTTCTTCTTTACTTTCATTTGTTATTGCATTCTCCCTTGTAACATATATACATGTAGTAGTTGGAGAATTAACTCCAAAAACTTTTGCCATTCAAAGAGCAGAAGCAATAACACTAGCAGTTGCAAAACCGCTACTTATATTTGACAAGCTCATGTACCCGGTCATTCACGGGATGAATGGTTCAGCACGATTCTTAGCTACACGAGTATTTGGCTTAGATGCTGTTTCTGAATCAGAAGTTGCCCATTCAGAGGAAGAACTTCGTATGATTCTTTCCGAAAGTTTTAAGGGCGGAGAAATTAACCAAGCTGAATATAAATATGTGAACAAAATTTTTGAATTTGATGACCGTATCGCTAAAGAAATTATGGTACCTCGTACAGAAATCATTTCCATTGATAAAGATTTAACGTTAAAAGAAGTCTTTGAGTTAATCGGAGTAGAGCAATATACAAGATATCCCGTAACAGATGGTGACAAAGACCATATTATCGGACTTGTGAATATGAAAAATTTATTAACTGCATATATTAAAAACCCTGAAAATGCCACAACTCCAGTTAGTGATTATATGCAACCAATTATTCGTGTTATTGAAACGATGCCAATAGCGGATCTATTACTTAAAATTCAGCGAGAACGAATTCACATGGCTATTTTAATGGACGAATACGGTGGTACCTCTGGACTTGTTACAATAGAAGATATAATCGAAGAGATTGTCGGAGACATCCGTGATGAATTCGATACAGATGAACTTCCAGAAGTTCAAAAGGTCGGAGATAACCACTATATTGTTGATGCTAAAATGTTGATTGAAAATGTCAATGATTTACTTGGCATTGATATTGATGAGGAAGATATCGATACAATTGGCGGATGGTTTATGTCAAAAAGCTTCGATGCCGTTAAAGGCGAAAAAATATTTGAACAGGGCTTTGAGTTTATGATAAAAGATATTGACGGACATCATATTCAATATTTAGAGATTATCAAAACACCTCCTTTCGAAGAAGAAAAAGAAGATATAGAAGAAGACATTCAAACAGAACAATAA
- the chrA gene encoding chromate efflux transporter → MKNTYIEILKASTKLGLTSFGGPSAHIGYFREEYVQKRKWLDDKLYADIVALCQFLPGPASSQVGISIGLLRGGIAGGIISWLGFTMPSVILLMLFAMFVSATGSFDSGWIHGLKIVAVAVVAHALLGMQKSLAPDRIRISIAVACAILTLLIPTAIGQICIIIAAGVFGYILYKNEEVEHAPEISLSFGKRIGFLSWTIFFVLLILLPLLKPLFNSVYYSMFDAYYRVGSIVFGGGHVVLPMLQREVEVSPDVFLAGYGAAQAVPGPLFTLAGYLGQVTAGIPGALIAVFAMFLPSFLLVIGTLPFWTVIRSKRGIQAALKGVNAAVVGILLAALYNPVFTSAVNSTMDFVIVLITFTLLSVYKWPPIYVVLFSAIFGAIMHII, encoded by the coding sequence TTGAAAAATACATATATCGAAATTTTGAAAGCATCTACAAAACTTGGATTAACATCATTTGGTGGACCTTCTGCACATATAGGATATTTTCGTGAAGAGTATGTTCAGAAAAGAAAATGGTTGGATGACAAATTATACGCTGACATTGTAGCGTTATGTCAATTTTTACCTGGTCCTGCATCTTCTCAAGTAGGAATATCTATAGGTTTACTTCGTGGAGGAATAGCTGGCGGTATTATTTCTTGGTTAGGATTTACTATGCCATCAGTTATTCTTCTAATGTTATTTGCTATGTTTGTTTCGGCTACAGGTTCTTTTGATAGTGGATGGATACATGGTTTGAAAATAGTGGCGGTAGCGGTAGTTGCTCATGCTCTTTTAGGAATGCAAAAGTCACTTGCCCCAGATCGTATAAGAATTTCTATTGCAGTAGCTTGTGCTATATTGACATTACTTATTCCAACCGCTATCGGTCAAATTTGTATAATCATTGCAGCAGGAGTTTTTGGATATATTTTATATAAAAATGAGGAAGTGGAGCATGCTCCAGAAATTTCACTTTCTTTTGGGAAAAGAATAGGATTCTTAAGTTGGACTATATTTTTTGTTTTATTGATTTTATTGCCATTATTAAAACCATTATTTAACTCTGTTTATTATTCTATGTTTGATGCTTATTATCGAGTTGGTTCCATCGTTTTTGGTGGAGGGCATGTTGTTTTACCAATGCTTCAAAGAGAAGTAGAGGTTTCACCAGATGTTTTCCTTGCTGGGTATGGTGCAGCTCAAGCTGTTCCGGGGCCACTATTTACATTAGCTGGTTATTTAGGGCAGGTAACTGCAGGGATTCCAGGTGCGCTGATAGCTGTCTTTGCAATGTTTTTACCTTCTTTTTTATTAGTTATTGGGACCTTACCCTTTTGGACAGTTATTCGTTCCAAAAGAGGTATACAAGCGGCATTAAAAGGAGTAAATGCCGCAGTAGTTGGGATCCTGCTTGCTGCATTATATAATCCTGTTTTTACTAGTGCAGTGAATAGTACGATGGATTTTGTTATCGTTCTTATTACTTTTACGTTGCTTTCTGTGTATAAATGGCCACCAATTTACGTAGTATTATTTAGTGCAATTTTTGGAGCCATTATGCATATAATTTAA
- a CDS encoding ABC transporter ATP-binding protein, whose protein sequence is MFSVLFKLKWFFSDHWKRYTVAVSLLIVASAFEVIPPWLVGEAIDTITTGNMTPDSLTMYVFYFIGIIIIGYVLNFVWQYQLFGGSITIERILRTKLNRKFLSMTPTFYEKNRTGDLMARATNDLNAVATTAGFGIMTLIDSTMYMAALILAMGFIISWKLTFFAILPIPILAFIMQYLGKIIHEKYMTAQDAFGDLNDRVLESVAGVRVIRAYVQERADEKKFADMSEEVYQKNMVVERIDALFGPITKVGTGISYVVALGYGAYLVSQNEMTVGNLITFNVYLGMAIWPMFAIGELINVMQRGNASLDRVQETLDYEADVKDPLSPVKLYDVNSIGFEDVGFQYPMSQVKNLQNIRVNLQKGQTLGIVGKTGSGKTTFMKQLLKEYPIGAGQLTIGDIAISEQTKEQVLEWIGYVPQDHVLFSRTIRQNILFGKEDATEEELEEAIRLAHFQRDLMNLPMGLETLVGEKGVSLSGGQKQRVSIARALIKNPEILLLDDSLSAVDAKTEAKIIENIQNERSGKTTIITTHRLSGIQHADHIIVLDEGMVVEEGTHEELLQQNGWYKEQYDRQQLEGVSS, encoded by the coding sequence ATGTTTTCGGTTTTATTTAAATTAAAGTGGTTTTTTAGTGATCATTGGAAGCGATATACAGTCGCTGTTAGCTTGCTCATAGTAGCAAGTGCATTTGAAGTAATACCTCCGTGGTTGGTTGGAGAAGCAATAGATACCATTACAACGGGGAATATGACTCCAGATTCATTAACGATGTATGTGTTCTACTTTATCGGAATAATTATCATTGGATATGTGCTAAATTTTGTTTGGCAATATCAATTGTTTGGTGGCTCTATTACGATAGAGCGGATTTTAAGAACCAAATTAAATAGAAAATTTTTAAGTATGACACCAACATTTTATGAAAAAAATCGTACGGGTGATTTAATGGCTCGTGCAACAAATGATTTAAATGCGGTTGCAACTACAGCTGGTTTTGGAATTATGACATTGATCGATTCAACGATGTATATGGCAGCGCTCATCCTAGCGATGGGGTTCATTATTTCATGGAAGCTTACATTTTTTGCAATATTACCGATTCCGATTTTAGCTTTTATCATGCAATATTTAGGGAAAATAATTCATGAAAAATATATGACTGCACAAGATGCATTTGGAGATTTAAATGACCGAGTTCTTGAATCTGTTGCTGGTGTTCGTGTAATTCGTGCATATGTCCAAGAGAGAGCAGACGAAAAGAAGTTTGCAGATATGAGTGAAGAAGTATACCAAAAAAATATGGTTGTTGAACGAATTGATGCACTATTTGGTCCAATTACAAAAGTAGGTACAGGTATCAGTTATGTAGTTGCTTTAGGTTACGGTGCATATCTAGTTTCACAAAATGAAATGACAGTTGGGAATTTAATTACATTTAACGTTTACTTAGGGATGGCAATATGGCCAATGTTTGCAATTGGTGAATTAATCAATGTTATGCAACGTGGTAATGCTTCCTTAGATCGTGTACAAGAAACGCTGGACTATGAAGCTGATGTAAAAGATCCATTGAGTCCTGTGAAACTATATGATGTGAATTCCATCGGATTTGAAGATGTTGGTTTCCAATATCCAATGTCACAGGTGAAAAATCTTCAAAATATCCGAGTAAACCTTCAAAAAGGGCAAACACTTGGTATTGTCGGAAAAACAGGATCAGGAAAAACAACCTTTATGAAACAACTTTTAAAGGAATATCCTATTGGAGCTGGACAGCTAACAATTGGAGATATAGCAATTTCTGAGCAAACAAAAGAGCAAGTTCTAGAATGGATTGGATACGTTCCGCAGGATCATGTTCTATTCTCACGGACAATTCGTCAAAACATTCTTTTTGGTAAAGAAGATGCAACGGAAGAAGAGCTAGAAGAAGCAATTCGATTAGCGCATTTCCAACGTGATTTGATGAACTTGCCGATGGGTCTTGAAACATTGGTAGGAGAAAAGGGTGTCTCTTTATCGGGTGGTCAAAAACAACGGGTATCTATTGCAAGAGCACTTATTAAAAATCCAGAGATTTTACTATTAGATGATTCGCTTTCCGCAGTGGATGCGAAAACAGAAGCAAAAATTATTGAAAATATACAAAATGAACGTAGTGGGAAGACAACAATTATTACGACGCATCGATTGTCAGGTATTCAACATGCAGACCATATTATCGTTTTAGACGAAGGAATGGTTGTAGAAGAAGGTACTCATGAGGAACTTCTTCAGCAAAATGGTTGGTACAAAGAGCAATACGATCGTCAACAGCTTGAGGGGGTGTCGTCATGA
- a CDS encoding ABC transporter ATP-binding protein: MSTGKRLYHYALFYKKPILLGLIFLTIAVFADLTGPFIAKKIIDNHITEGAIDLQPILMLLAIFFGLSIVTAVFRYFMFINLQIGANRVVQKLRNDVFQHIQTLPIQYFDNLPAGKVVARVTNDTEAIRNLYVQVLSQFATSIISIAGVYVALFILNVKMAAMALFVVPIVYVWMIGYRKYASKYNHIVRTKIADLNAMLNESIQGMSIIQAFKREKQMEREFEEMNGEHYRYQNKLLTLDSATSFNLVSVLRSLMFIMFIWYFGSQSMEPNTIISAGMLYAFVDYTTRLFNPITGIVNQFSQLERSLVAGNRVFRLLDESGEKVEDQRMERYEGNVEFQNVSFAYKEKDYVLKNLNFVANKGETVALVGHTGSGKSSIMNLLFRFYDPSKGKILIDGVDITSLPRQTIRDHMGIVLQDPYLFSGTIESNVSLNDPRISRKTVEAALEAVGGERVLKNLEKGLDEPVIEKGSTLSSGQRQLVSFARALAFDPAILILDEATSNIDTETEEIIQHAMDVLKKGRTTFIIAHRLSTIKNADRILVLDRGEIVESGTHDELLQLQGRYEQMYKLQAGVSQHV, encoded by the coding sequence ATGAGTACAGGGAAACGACTCTACCATTATGCGTTATTTTATAAAAAGCCAATTTTACTTGGTTTAATCTTTTTAACAATTGCAGTGTTTGCAGACTTAACCGGTCCATTCATCGCAAAGAAAATTATCGACAACCATATTACAGAAGGGGCTATTGATCTTCAGCCTATATTAATGCTATTAGCTATATTCTTTGGTTTATCGATTGTAACAGCAGTTTTTAGATACTTTATGTTTATTAATCTACAGATTGGGGCTAATCGTGTTGTACAAAAGCTGAGAAATGATGTATTTCAGCATATACAAACGTTGCCGATACAGTATTTTGATAACTTGCCTGCTGGTAAGGTAGTTGCACGTGTTACAAATGATACAGAAGCTATTCGTAATCTATATGTGCAGGTACTATCTCAGTTTGCAACAAGTATTATTTCGATTGCAGGTGTTTACGTAGCTTTATTTATCCTAAATGTAAAAATGGCTGCGATGGCGCTTTTTGTTGTACCAATCGTTTATGTATGGATGATCGGATATCGAAAATATGCTTCAAAATATAATCATATTGTTCGTACGAAGATCGCTGATTTAAATGCAATGCTGAACGAATCAATTCAAGGTATGTCCATTATTCAAGCTTTTAAACGAGAGAAGCAAATGGAACGTGAATTTGAAGAGATGAATGGAGAGCATTACCGCTATCAAAATAAATTGCTTACACTTGATTCGGCAACTTCATTTAACTTAGTTAGTGTTTTACGATCCTTAATGTTTATTATGTTTATTTGGTATTTTGGTAGCCAGTCCATGGAACCAAATACAATCATTTCAGCAGGTATGCTTTATGCATTTGTTGATTATACGACAAGACTATTTAATCCGATTACAGGAATTGTGAATCAATTTTCGCAATTGGAGAGATCTCTTGTTGCAGGTAATCGTGTGTTCCGTTTACTTGATGAATCAGGAGAAAAAGTGGAAGATCAACGTATGGAACGATATGAAGGAAATGTTGAGTTTCAAAATGTATCTTTTGCATACAAAGAGAAGGATTATGTATTAAAAAATTTAAACTTTGTAGCCAATAAAGGGGAAACGGTAGCACTTGTTGGGCATACTGGATCAGGAAAAAGCTCGATTATGAACTTATTGTTCCGTTTCTATGATCCATCAAAAGGAAAGATTCTCATTGATGGTGTTGATATAACATCGTTACCAAGGCAAACAATACGAGATCATATGGGTATCGTTTTGCAGGATCCTTATTTATTTTCAGGAACAATCGAGTCAAACGTAAGCTTAAATGATCCTCGTATTTCCCGTAAGACAGTGGAAGCTGCATTAGAAGCAGTTGGGGGAGAGCGAGTATTAAAGAATCTTGAAAAAGGTTTAGATGAACCTGTAATTGAGAAGGGTAGTACACTATCCTCTGGACAAAGACAGCTAGTTTCATTCGCTCGAGCACTTGCTTTCGACCCTGCCATTCTAATATTGGATGAGGCAACTTCAAATATTGATACAGAAACGGAAGAAATAATACAGCATGCAATGGATGTATTGAAAAAAGGAAGAACAACTTTTATCATTGCACACCGACTTTCTACTATTAAGAATGCAGATCGAATTTTAGTATTAGATCGTGGTGAAATTGTAGAGAGTGGAACGCATGATGAGTTGCTACAGCTACAAGGACGCTATGAACAAATGTATAAATTACAAGCAGGAGTATCTCAGCACGTATAA
- a CDS encoding MFS transporter translates to MILWLKDWKTKISSFNRNIRLFMMANILIQVGMGVFSVMYNLYLKELGFPETVNGKVITMTSLASAIMLIPAGFLSDRFGRKWMIIVGSMMTVLTLFYRSVMVEEQSLIYAAFLTGLFMALVQVSGVPFLAENSNASERMHLFSIHFSLVTIASVIGSLGGGVLADALHLYAAMPIQESIKWVLIVGTIVFALGLIPLFKLKPIARQENKTAKTSEKELPSSFKRNIIIIVLFGFSNLLIGTGSGLVIPYLNLYFANRFDASNSYIGLILSLGSGMTAIAMLIGPALVKRVGQVRALVIFQLLSIPFLFITGYTNSLLVASIGFLLRQALMNAGNPIQSAIAMDLVHDKYKGLANSVNQMVFNIGWASTGAISTGLVMTYGAYWGYAYTFTITGVLYIIASTYFYVLFGRKKIGTM, encoded by the coding sequence ATGATCCTGTGGCTAAAAGATTGGAAAACAAAAATATCTTCATTCAATAGAAATATACGGTTATTCATGATGGCAAATATTCTTATACAAGTCGGTATGGGAGTTTTTTCTGTCATGTATAATTTATATTTAAAGGAGCTGGGATTTCCTGAAACCGTAAATGGTAAAGTGATTACGATGACTTCTCTTGCATCAGCAATCATGTTAATACCTGCTGGCTTTTTAAGCGATCGTTTTGGACGAAAATGGATGATTATTGTTGGTTCGATGATGACAGTGTTAACATTATTTTATAGAAGTGTAATGGTGGAAGAACAATCGTTAATTTATGCTGCATTTTTAACTGGACTATTTATGGCGCTTGTCCAAGTTTCAGGTGTCCCTTTCTTAGCAGAAAACTCGAATGCTAGTGAACGTATGCATTTGTTTAGTATCCATTTCTCTTTAGTGACCATTGCAAGTGTCATTGGAAGTTTGGGTGGAGGTGTATTAGCTGATGCACTACACTTGTATGCTGCTATGCCTATTCAGGAATCGATAAAATGGGTTTTAATAGTAGGTACCATTGTATTCGCACTAGGCTTAATCCCTTTATTTAAATTAAAACCAATAGCAAGACAAGAAAATAAAACTGCTAAAACAAGTGAGAAGGAATTACCAAGTTCTTTCAAAAGAAATATTATAATCATTGTATTGTTTGGTTTTTCCAACTTGTTAATCGGTACAGGATCAGGTTTAGTTATTCCTTATTTGAACTTATACTTTGCTAACCGTTTTGATGCATCTAATTCATATATTGGTTTGATATTATCGTTAGGCTCTGGAATGACGGCTATTGCAATGCTTATTGGCCCAGCACTTGTAAAAAGAGTAGGGCAGGTTCGTGCACTTGTAATTTTTCAATTACTATCAATCCCTTTTTTATTTATCACTGGTTATACCAATTCCTTGCTAGTAGCATCAATCGGATTTTTGCTACGTCAAGCACTTATGAATGCTGGAAATCCAATACAAAGTGCTATTGCAATGGATTTAGTTCATGATAAATATAAGGGGCTTGCCAATTCAGTAAACCAGATGGTATTCAATATTGGGTGGGCTAGCACTGGAGCTATCTCTACAGGATTGGTAATGACATATGGAGCATATTGGGGATATGCTTATACCTTCACAATAACAGGAGTTCTTTATATCATAGCTTCCACTTATTTTTATGTTTTATTTGGCCGGAAAAAAATTGGTACAATGTAA
- a CDS encoding YheE family protein — translation MLQHFSFKPLYENKQLPGWSISFFYKQVRYTGEYEPDGTINWNGIVPADEETIKKMIHELMLFHVYD, via the coding sequence TTGTTACAGCATTTTAGCTTTAAACCACTATATGAAAATAAGCAATTACCGGGCTGGTCTATCTCATTCTTCTATAAACAAGTACGATATACAGGTGAATACGAACCGGATGGCACAATCAATTGGAATGGAATCGTACCAGCTGATGAAGAAACTATAAAAAAAATGATTCATGAGCTAATGCTGTTTCACGTTTACGATTAA
- a CDS encoding ferritin-like domain-containing protein produces MFIEKLQLAIQNEYADYHFYKDMYKLTNDPYWQGFIQHAYEDEKSHYEMFQQLYYMLTGTYVQSLKKKPPCIDLKTCAKNAIKEELEGAEMYKEMLLQIPVQQAYAPLFVAMHDETEHAIRFSTMFNAL; encoded by the coding sequence TTGTTTATTGAAAAATTACAACTTGCGATTCAAAATGAATACGCAGATTACCATTTCTATAAAGATATGTATAAATTGACGAATGATCCATATTGGCAAGGGTTTATTCAACATGCTTATGAAGATGAAAAAAGCCACTATGAAATGTTTCAACAACTCTATTATATGCTGACAGGGACTTATGTTCAAAGTCTGAAAAAAAAGCCCCCTTGCATAGACTTAAAAACTTGTGCAAAGAATGCGATTAAAGAGGAGTTAGAAGGAGCAGAAATGTATAAAGAAATGCTGCTCCAAATACCTGTTCAGCAAGCATATGCGCCACTATTTGTGGCAATGCATGATGAAACGGAGCATGCTATACGTTTTTCGACAATGTTCAACGCATTGTAA